A single genomic interval of Lacrimispora sphenoides JCM 1415 harbors:
- a CDS encoding VOC family protein, which produces MITPYLTFNGNCKDALNFYRTVFPCDEPKILPYGDYMPEGSKTPPELLRTWVMHAEMAICGTNFWFADEAMPPRNGNNIKLTATVPTGKEAASIFDALCVGGEVVLPPTETFYSVFHAAVTDKFGVNWNVVAEEAPKQMEG; this is translated from the coding sequence ATGATTACACCTTACCTCACATTCAACGGTAACTGCAAAGACGCACTGAATTTTTACCGTACCGTCTTTCCTTGCGACGAGCCCAAAATCCTGCCTTACGGTGACTATATGCCGGAGGGGTCAAAGACGCCGCCTGAGCTGCTGCGTACTTGGGTTATGCACGCAGAGATGGCCATCTGCGGTACGAACTTCTGGTTTGCTGATGAAGCTATGCCGCCCAGGAACGGCAATAACATCAAACTAACCGCAACGGTTCCTACGGGCAAGGAAGCGGCGAGTATCTTTGACGCGCTTTGCGTGGGTGGCGAGGTGGTACTTCCACCCACCGAGACCTTCTACAGTGTGTTCCACGCTGCAGTAACGGACAAGTTCGGCGTGAACTGGAATGTCGTCGCGGAAGAAGCGCCGAAGCAAATGGAGGGATGA
- a CDS encoding radical SAM/SPASM domain-containing protein: MGEKIMNLNLEQYLNNGMERLIKDALRVTLKNPRQSAFFLQYAAAAQQAARRRLEFGQAGEHIPPFLIASITDNCNLHCSGCYAQANHTCNVSRELPVTMWERIFDEAETLGVSVIILAGGEPFLRQDVLKAAAKRKNLLFPVFTNGTLLDDAALELVSSHRNLVPVVSIEGDERATDLRRGQGVYKQTTETMCRLRRLGLIFGASVTVTSDNLEAVTDSAYIDNLKEMGCKVVFYVEYVPVERPDLALDDEDRRKLAARINEARSRQKGMIIISFPGDESESGGCLAAGRGFFHISASGNAEPCPFSPYSDVNLWNTSLGEALKSPLFTSLREEGLLTAAHTGGCVLFDQKEIVSQFVKKSGKLEGEPGLAFMQDR; this comes from the coding sequence ATGGGGGAGAAAATAATGAATCTTAATTTGGAACAGTATTTGAACAATGGAATGGAACGGCTTATCAAAGATGCCCTGAGAGTCACGCTAAAGAACCCGAGGCAAAGCGCATTTTTCTTACAGTATGCCGCTGCCGCCCAACAAGCCGCCCGGCGCAGACTTGAGTTTGGGCAAGCCGGAGAGCATATCCCGCCATTTCTGATAGCCAGTATTACGGATAATTGCAATCTGCATTGCTCCGGTTGTTATGCGCAGGCTAATCACACCTGTAATGTATCTCGGGAACTGCCGGTCACCATGTGGGAACGTATTTTTGATGAAGCGGAGACGTTGGGTGTTTCGGTCATTATACTGGCGGGCGGCGAACCGTTCCTTCGGCAAGATGTGTTAAAAGCGGCGGCTAAGCGAAAGAATTTGCTGTTTCCGGTATTCACAAATGGGACCTTGTTAGATGATGCTGCCTTGGAATTAGTGTCTTCTCATCGGAACCTTGTTCCTGTTGTCAGTATTGAGGGAGATGAAAGAGCGACTGATTTAAGGCGCGGTCAAGGCGTATATAAACAGACTACGGAAACCATGTGCCGTCTGAGACGTCTCGGACTGATTTTCGGAGCTTCCGTCACGGTGACCTCCGATAATCTGGAGGCGGTAACCGATAGTGCTTATATTGACAACCTTAAAGAAATGGGATGTAAAGTGGTCTTCTATGTGGAATATGTCCCGGTGGAGCGGCCTGACCTTGCGCTTGATGATGAGGACCGTAGGAAACTGGCAGCGCGCATCAATGAAGCGCGATCCCGCCAAAAAGGTATGATCATCATTTCCTTTCCCGGCGATGAATCGGAATCAGGAGGCTGTTTAGCAGCCGGCCGCGGCTTCTTCCACATCAGTGCGTCTGGTAATGCCGAGCCATGCCCCTTTTCGCCATATTCGGACGTTAACCTTTGGAATACATCGTTAGGTGAAGCATTGAAATCGCCGCTATTTACCAGCCTGCGGGAGGAAGGCCTCCTTACTGCTGCACATACAGGCGGATGTGTCTTATTTGATCAAAAAGAAATAGTGTCTCAGTTTGTGAAAAAATCTGGCAAGTTGGAGGGGGAACCGGGATTGGCATTTATGCAAGACAGATAA
- a CDS encoding GNAT family N-acetyltransferase — MPPLIFGKTILADNRIIGGTFVAVLGRKGEIGAIFLDPNEQHKGYGKQIMLSIEKLYPKVKRWKLETLADSYGLHKFYESLGYVKVGERKDKKSGITGFRYEKVTLNGGENNES, encoded by the coding sequence ATGCCGCCTCTTATATTCGGTAAAACTATTCTTGCGGATAATAGGATAATTGGAGGGACATTTGTTGCGGTGTTAGGAAGGAAAGGCGAAATAGGCGCAATATTCCTTGATCCCAACGAGCAGCATAAAGGCTACGGGAAACAAATTATGCTATCAATTGAAAAATTGTACCCCAAGGTTAAGAGATGGAAACTTGAAACCCTTGCCGACAGCTATGGCTTGCATAAGTTTTATGAGTCTTTGGGATATGTCAAGGTTGGTGAACGGAAAGATAAAAAAAGCGGCATAACAGGCTTTCGGTATGAAAAGGTTACGCTGAATGGGGGAGAAAATAATGAATCTTAA
- a CDS encoding TetR/AcrR family transcriptional regulator, protein MMSSNEQDLRQKLIETTKSLMDEADDIGKITVRQIAEKAGVATGLVNYHFKSKDNLISIAIGDVMVRVISEITESDDYSPMEPDLRLRIMLKKLCDVAGNDKKMIRFMMLREMTEGSMQAPLYIIPLLKEIFGEQKDDMQLRIIALQLIQPIQASAINAASFHMYSGIDLTNSEQRNYFIDVLVDNLA, encoded by the coding sequence ATGATGAGTTCTAACGAACAAGATTTGCGGCAGAAATTAATCGAAACAACGAAGTCCCTGATGGACGAAGCCGATGATATCGGGAAGATTACTGTTCGGCAAATTGCGGAAAAAGCTGGTGTTGCTACAGGTTTGGTAAATTATCATTTTAAGAGCAAAGACAACTTGATCAGCATCGCAATAGGCGACGTTATGGTGCGGGTCATTTCTGAAATTACAGAAAGCGATGATTATTCCCCAATGGAGCCGGACCTTAGGCTGAGGATTATGTTGAAAAAGCTATGTGATGTAGCTGGAAACGATAAAAAAATGATTCGATTTATGATGCTTCGGGAGATGACCGAAGGGAGTATGCAAGCGCCGTTATACATCATCCCTTTACTTAAAGAGATATTCGGGGAACAGAAAGACGATATGCAATTACGGATTATCGCCCTGCAACTCATACAACCGATACAGGCTTCTGCCATCAACGCGGCTTCATTTCATATGTACAGCGGTATTGACCTAACCAATTCTGAACAGCGTAACTATTTCATTGACGTATTGGTAGACAACTTAGCGTAA
- the phoU gene encoding phosphate signaling complex protein PhoU codes for MVRERFTQKILEVKQKVLKMGALVENIIDTSVTAMKTQDLNLARNVLKKDDEIDQLELEIEKDCMMLLALQQPLAKDLRTIASVLKIITDLERMGDNAVNIAEVLLEIGEEPILNSLKDIPRMADIAQKMLKMSLDAFVNEDIALAQKAAERDEDVDRLYETVINDFLNIIAEKRELTKQGTKLLFLGRYLERIADHSTNICERTIYMITGELKEIN; via the coding sequence TTGGTTAGAGAACGTTTTACTCAGAAGATACTTGAAGTTAAACAAAAGGTATTAAAAATGGGAGCTCTGGTTGAGAATATTATTGACACGTCAGTGACTGCTATGAAGACACAAGATCTTAATCTTGCAAGGAATGTTTTGAAGAAAGATGACGAAATAGATCAGTTAGAACTTGAAATTGAAAAGGATTGTATGATGCTTCTTGCCCTTCAGCAGCCTCTCGCCAAGGATTTAAGGACAATTGCATCGGTTCTGAAAATCATAACAGATCTTGAGAGAATGGGAGATAATGCAGTAAACATTGCAGAGGTATTACTTGAGATTGGCGAAGAACCCATTTTGAATTCCCTAAAAGATATTCCAAGGATGGCAGATATAGCTCAGAAAATGTTAAAGATGAGCCTTGATGCCTTTGTAAATGAGGATATTGCCCTTGCACAAAAGGCAGCTGAGAGGGACGAAGATGTTGACAGGCTCTATGAAACCGTTATAAATGATTTCCTTAACATCATCGCAGAAAAAAGGGAACTTACAAAACAAGGGACTAAACTTCTATTCTTAGGACGGTATCTTGAAAGAATCGCCGACCATTCTACTAATATTTGTGAAAGAACGATATACATGATTACCGGTGAGTTAAAGGAGATAAATTAG
- a CDS encoding phosphate ABC transporter ATP-binding protein, with amino-acid sequence MTQKSKIEIKGLNFYYQQKQVIKELNLEIPKNRIMAVFGPANSGITTLLRTLNRLSDLTVGARHEGEILLEGKNIFDPDVNVTELRRRVGMVFDVPTPLPMSIFDNVALGPRMGGMKSKADVAEEVEKALRMSALWDDVKDRLDTPAARLSGGQQQRLCIARVLALEPEVILLDRPCSALDPISTAKIEESLIQLKEQYTIIIAPHTVQQAGRIADRVAFMLMGDLIEQGYTQEVFSFPKDNRTNDYLTGRFG; translated from the coding sequence ATGACACAGAAATCAAAAATAGAAATAAAAGGATTAAACTTCTATTATCAACAAAAGCAGGTTATTAAAGAACTTAACCTGGAGATACCTAAAAATCGGATTATGGCTGTTTTTGGTCCAGCCAATAGTGGAATAACAACATTGCTTCGCACATTAAACCGTCTAAGTGACTTGACGGTGGGAGCCCGTCATGAGGGTGAGATACTTTTAGAAGGGAAAAACATCTTTGATCCGGATGTTAATGTGACAGAACTGCGCCGCAGGGTGGGGATGGTCTTTGATGTACCAACGCCTCTGCCTATGTCCATCTTTGACAATGTCGCATTGGGCCCCCGTATGGGTGGAATGAAATCCAAGGCGGATGTGGCAGAGGAAGTGGAAAAAGCTCTGCGTATGTCTGCCCTCTGGGATGATGTCAAAGATAGGCTGGATACTCCTGCAGCCAGGTTATCCGGTGGTCAGCAGCAGCGCTTGTGTATTGCCAGAGTTTTGGCTCTTGAGCCGGAAGTTATTTTGCTGGACAGACCATGTTCAGCACTTGACCCGATATCAACGGCCAAAATTGAGGAATCCTTAATACAGCTTAAAGAGCAATATACCATTATCATTGCACCACATACCGTTCAGCAGGCTGGGCGTATCGCTGACCGGGTTGCATTCATGTTAATGGGAGATCTAATAGAACAAGGTTATACCCAAGAGGTCTTTTCATTCCCCAAGGATAATCGAACGAACGATTATCTCACCGGTAGATTTGGTTAA
- the pstA gene encoding phosphate ABC transporter permease PstA, with product MRINAKASEKIAKFLIWTAALLVIAILFSIIIHILIKGIPMLSWQFLTDIPRDMGRSGGISSSIVGTLIVTAVAVIVATPFGIGTAIYLTEYTRESRVTRIIRFSAESLAGIPSIVYGLFGFIFFVIYLKMGWSILSGGLTMAIMILPTIIRTSEEAIRTVPQLYREVGFSLGLTKWQAITRTVLPSALPGIVNGVILSIGRCVAETAAVILTAGSALRMPTSIFSPTRTMAVHFYILAREGISMDNAYGTAALLIILILLLNVGFNMLVNRFIAKGR from the coding sequence ATGAGAATTAACGCGAAAGCTTCCGAAAAGATAGCAAAATTTTTGATTTGGACAGCTGCTCTTCTTGTTATTGCAATTCTTTTTTCTATAATTATCCATATACTAATCAAGGGCATACCTATGCTCAGCTGGCAGTTTTTAACAGATATTCCGCGGGATATGGGCCGTTCAGGGGGTATTTCTTCTTCCATTGTCGGTACTTTGATTGTGACTGCAGTAGCCGTAATTGTCGCAACACCATTTGGAATTGGAACAGCTATCTACCTTACGGAGTACACACGTGAGAGCAGAGTCACCCGCATTATCCGTTTCAGTGCCGAGTCTCTGGCAGGGATACCCTCCATTGTTTATGGACTTTTTGGTTTTATCTTCTTTGTTATTTACTTAAAAATGGGATGGTCAATTTTGTCCGGCGGATTAACCATGGCTATCATGATTCTGCCTACTATCATACGTACATCAGAAGAGGCGATTCGTACTGTGCCGCAGCTATACCGGGAGGTAGGCTTCTCTTTGGGACTTACAAAGTGGCAGGCAATAACCAGGACGGTACTCCCATCAGCACTCCCCGGAATAGTTAATGGAGTAATTTTGAGTATAGGGCGATGTGTAGCTGAGACAGCTGCTGTTATTTTAACAGCAGGCTCTGCATTGCGCATGCCTACATCAATCTTCTCCCCAACTCGAACGATGGCAGTACATTTTTATATACTGGCGAGGGAGGGAATATCCATGGATAACGCTTATGGAACAGCAGCGCTCTTGATTATTCTTATTCTTCTGCTTAATGTTGGTTTCAATATGCTGGTCAATAGATTCATAGCTAAAGGCCGTTAA
- the pstC gene encoding phosphate ABC transporter permease subunit PstC — MKNFKEKLSERVFLLIALSTLSVLALITVFIFIKGIPIIAKVGIINFVFGMKWAPSQGAYGIFPMIVGSVSVTLGAAILGVPIAICCSIFLAEFAPAKLRNIFRPAIQLLAAIPSVVYGFWGVLFVVPMIRNYLGGPGLSILAGSIILGIMILPTIISITEVSLLALPRHYKDGALALGLTQWQTIRSLLLPAAKSGIVAAVILGLGRAIGETMAVIMVLGNAVALPESVLDPVRTLTTNIGIEMGYASGEHQQALFATGIVLFVIIMILNASAQYITRKR, encoded by the coding sequence ATGAAGAATTTTAAAGAAAAATTATCTGAGCGTGTGTTTCTTCTAATTGCTCTTTCGACTTTATCAGTGCTTGCGTTAATCACTGTGTTTATATTTATAAAAGGTATCCCTATTATTGCCAAGGTTGGTATAATAAACTTTGTTTTTGGGATGAAATGGGCTCCAAGCCAAGGTGCCTATGGCATTTTCCCGATGATAGTGGGATCTGTATCGGTCACTTTAGGAGCAGCAATCCTGGGAGTTCCCATCGCCATTTGCTGCAGCATTTTTCTGGCTGAGTTTGCTCCTGCAAAACTTAGAAACATATTCAGACCCGCCATCCAGTTGCTGGCTGCCATACCTTCCGTGGTATATGGGTTCTGGGGAGTATTGTTCGTTGTACCAATGATACGTAACTATCTGGGAGGGCCGGGCTTAAGCATATTGGCCGGTTCCATCATTTTGGGTATTATGATCCTGCCAACGATCATCAGTATCACCGAAGTATCTCTCCTTGCGCTGCCGCGCCATTATAAGGATGGAGCACTTGCATTAGGATTGACACAATGGCAAACGATACGTTCCTTGCTGTTACCTGCGGCCAAGTCGGGTATCGTTGCCGCCGTAATTTTAGGTTTAGGCAGGGCAATTGGTGAGACTATGGCGGTGATTATGGTTCTGGGTAATGCTGTTGCACTTCCTGAATCAGTTCTTGACCCTGTCAGGACACTGACCACGAATATCGGTATTGAGATGGGATATGCATCAGGCGAACACCAGCAGGCGCTTTTCGCCACAGGTATTGTATTGTTTGTCATTATCATGATTTTAAATGCTTCTGCCCAATACATCACACGAAAGAGGTGA
- a CDS encoding phosphate ABC transporter substrate-binding protein, with amino-acid sequence MRKKIVTCKLLRRIKGSVSVVILTLSMGVLTACSQAPGSATIVAGSTSVQPYAEILAEEYMALNPDAVIDIQGGGSSAGITATKTHSADIGMSSRALTDEEKNLWNVEIAKDGLVLIVNPRNPIQDLTSDQIRDIYAATITDWSQLGGTKSKINIIAREEGSGTRSAFAELLMGEEEITPKAIVQDSNGAVRQLVADDPNAIGFISLGLVTDEVKALHLDGIEATRENIMNGSYRLSRQFLFVTDGEPTGLNREFIDFTLSSEGQKLLTNEGLIPSEEGAGK; translated from the coding sequence ATGAGGAAAAAGATTGTAACGTGCAAATTATTAAGACGAATAAAAGGTTCTGTCAGCGTAGTGATATTGACCCTTTCTATGGGTGTGCTGACTGCATGCAGCCAGGCACCTGGCTCAGCTACGATTGTTGCAGGCTCAACTTCCGTACAACCCTATGCTGAGATTCTGGCAGAAGAGTACATGGCTTTAAATCCAGATGCTGTGATTGATATCCAGGGTGGAGGATCTTCGGCCGGCATTACGGCAACCAAGACACACAGTGCTGATATTGGAATGTCCTCCCGAGCATTGACCGATGAGGAGAAAAATCTGTGGAATGTAGAAATTGCCAAGGATGGATTGGTATTAATAGTTAACCCAAGGAATCCGATACAAGACCTTACATCAGATCAGATTCGCGATATTTACGCTGCTACAATTACCGACTGGAGCCAATTGGGAGGCACAAAGTCAAAGATCAATATCATAGCGCGTGAAGAAGGTTCAGGTACAAGAAGTGCCTTTGCGGAGCTGTTGATGGGGGAAGAAGAGATAACCCCGAAAGCTATCGTACAGGACTCCAATGGGGCGGTACGGCAATTGGTTGCGGATGACCCCAATGCGATAGGATTTATCTCTTTGGGTTTGGTTACAGATGAAGTGAAAGCTTTACATTTAGATGGCATCGAAGCGACACGAGAAAATATAATGAATGGCAGCTATAGACTATCCAGGCAGTTTTTATTTGTTACTGACGGCGAGCCGACTGGGTTAAATAGGGAATTCATAGATTTTACCCTTTCTTCAGAAGGGCAAAAATTACTGACCAATGAGGGACTTATTCCATCAGAAGAGGGGGCAGGAAAATGA
- the pstB gene encoding phosphate ABC transporter ATP-binding protein PstB, translating to MDDQMLKSGQKAKIKTDAVNLFYGNFQALRNVTMDITECAITAIIGPSGCGKSSLLRLFNRMNDPIPGVRVEGKIMLDGVSIYDKSMDVVALKKRVGMVFQKPNPFPMSVYDNMAFGPRHHGIKQRARLDEIVERNLNQVALWDEVKDKLKESAFDLSPGQQQRLCIARALAVEPEVLLMDESCSALDPESTMQVEGLMEELAQKYTIIIVTHSMEQAARVSHMTAFMMMDHDRAGTLVEYAPTAEIFANPKDKRTEDYITGRFG from the coding sequence ATGGATGATCAAATGTTAAAATCTGGGCAAAAAGCCAAGATAAAAACAGATGCGGTAAACCTATTTTATGGCAACTTCCAAGCGCTGAGGAATGTCACAATGGATATTACGGAATGTGCTATTACAGCCATAATTGGGCCGTCGGGATGCGGTAAATCTTCTCTTCTGCGTCTTTTTAATCGTATGAATGACCCGATACCAGGAGTTAGGGTAGAGGGAAAAATTATGCTTGATGGTGTTTCTATCTATGATAAAAGTATGGATGTTGTTGCACTGAAAAAAAGAGTTGGAATGGTTTTTCAAAAACCTAATCCCTTTCCTATGTCTGTGTATGATAATATGGCTTTTGGTCCAAGGCACCATGGAATAAAGCAAAGAGCCCGTCTTGATGAGATTGTGGAAAGGAACTTGAACCAGGTAGCTTTATGGGACGAAGTTAAGGACAAGCTGAAAGAATCCGCGTTTGATCTTTCTCCGGGCCAGCAGCAGCGTCTGTGTATTGCCCGTGCATTGGCTGTGGAGCCTGAGGTTTTATTAATGGATGAATCCTGCAGTGCTCTTGATCCGGAATCTACAATGCAAGTTGAGGGGTTAATGGAGGAACTGGCGCAAAAATATACGATCATTATTGTAACTCATAGTATGGAACAAGCGGCAAGGGTATCTCATATGACTGCTTTTATGATGATGGATCATGATAGAGCGGGGACATTGGTCGAATATGCTCCAACAGCAGAAATTTTTGCAAATCCAAAGGATAAACGCACCGAGGACTATATTACAGGTCGGTTCGGATAA
- a CDS encoding VOC family protein — MDNELKIKMYSFTVDCIDPYELAKFYAALLKWEIPFYNEDWACVGAPGTEQGMYPGITFQRNPEYKPPVWPDKPEAQQQMAHLDFAVNDLEKAVEYAIHCGATIADEQFSDDWRVMLDPAGHPFCLCQMKSVIESPHFALL; from the coding sequence ATGGATAATGAACTGAAAATCAAAATGTACTCATTTACGGTGGATTGCATAGACCCTTATGAATTAGCAAAGTTTTATGCGGCGCTGCTCAAGTGGGAAATACCATTTTATAATGAAGATTGGGCATGTGTAGGAGCTCCGGGAACGGAGCAGGGGATGTATCCTGGTATAACGTTTCAAAGGAATCCTGAGTATAAACCGCCTGTTTGGCCGGATAAGCCTGAAGCACAACAGCAAATGGCGCATTTAGACTTCGCTGTTAATGATTTGGAAAAGGCAGTTGAATATGCAATTCATTGTGGAGCGACAATCGCAGATGAGCAATTTTCCGATGATTGGAGAGTCATGCTTGACCCTGCCGGACACCCTTTTTGCTTATGTCAGATGAAATCAGTTATAGAAAGTCCCCATTTTGCGTTGTTATAA
- a CDS encoding ATP-binding cassette domain-containing protein, translated as MIKVQNLSYSYPQKDLYKKVSFTIEDNVHCALIGTNGTGKSTLLDLIMHSEEYLYDGKIEIDNTGRIGYVSQFSQLDPKEDMTVFQYISDEFVKHEQKIFDLCKEMETAVDLESIFEEYQKELDEWNAIDGESHEINIKKQLKLADLQKLEEQKISSLSGGEFKLVQVIREMMLSPRLLIMDEPDVFLDFNHLNALRNLINAHKGTLLIITHNRYLLNHCFNKILHMENMDVQEFDGTYTEYNYELLATKIDLEEAAAADQAEIDRQSRILQKSRARASEMDNPSLGRAVHARQTLVDRLKARKTKTPFVDIKQPELYFDLENEVADENILELTDYSVAFDEQLLEHVNFEMKPAEHVAIVGSNGTGKTTMLCEVFENKKDTIRISESAKVSMFSQITGSLYDDTITLLEIFEEKGFDRKSDIENYLKKYGFEGETLGQKVSELSGGEKDLFQLAVLSLEKANFLLLDEPTGHLDVYAQIALEQAISEYKGAILMISHDYYTVANCMDYVLLVENNTVRRMSIRKFRQMIYANHFDKDYLLLEQKKKETETRIQQLLRTNEFEMAKVLMESLEEIIKKMKMSMA; from the coding sequence ATGATTAAGGTTCAAAACTTGTCCTACTCATATCCGCAAAAGGATTTATATAAAAAAGTTTCATTTACAATAGAAGATAATGTACATTGCGCATTGATTGGTACCAATGGTACAGGAAAAAGTACGTTACTCGATTTAATAATGCACTCCGAAGAGTATCTGTACGATGGGAAAATAGAAATCGACAATACAGGCAGAATCGGATATGTCAGTCAATTTTCGCAATTAGATCCAAAAGAAGATATGACCGTGTTTCAGTATATCAGCGATGAATTTGTAAAGCATGAGCAGAAAATATTTGACCTTTGTAAGGAAATGGAAACTGCTGTAGACCTGGAAAGTATTTTCGAGGAATATCAAAAAGAGTTAGATGAATGGAATGCGATTGATGGAGAGTCACACGAAATCAATATTAAGAAACAATTAAAACTAGCTGATCTGCAAAAGTTAGAAGAACAGAAAATCAGTAGTCTGAGTGGCGGAGAATTTAAGCTGGTTCAGGTAATCAGAGAGATGATGCTGAGTCCAAGGCTTCTTATTATGGATGAACCGGATGTATTTTTGGATTTTAATCATCTGAATGCATTAAGAAATCTGATCAATGCCCACAAAGGAACGCTTCTTATTATCACACATAACCGGTATTTGTTAAACCATTGCTTTAACAAGATACTTCACATGGAAAATATGGATGTTCAGGAATTTGATGGAACCTATACAGAATATAATTATGAACTTCTCGCTACGAAGATTGATTTAGAAGAAGCAGCAGCTGCAGACCAGGCTGAGATTGACCGTCAAAGTAGAATTTTACAGAAATCCAGAGCGAGAGCGTCGGAAATGGACAACCCATCCCTTGGAAGAGCCGTACATGCAAGACAGACCTTGGTGGACCGGCTGAAAGCAAGAAAAACAAAGACTCCTTTCGTGGATATCAAACAGCCGGAACTATATTTTGATCTGGAAAACGAAGTGGCAGATGAAAATATTCTGGAATTAACGGATTACAGCGTTGCGTTTGATGAGCAGCTTTTAGAGCATGTAAATTTTGAAATGAAGCCTGCAGAGCATGTAGCAATTGTGGGGAGTAATGGAACAGGAAAAACAACAATGCTATGCGAAGTCTTTGAAAATAAGAAAGACACGATCAGGATTAGTGAAAGTGCAAAGGTCAGCATGTTTTCCCAGATTACTGGCTCATTATATGACGATACGATAACGTTGCTTGAAATCTTCGAAGAAAAAGGATTTGATAGAAAAAGTGATATAGAGAACTATTTAAAAAAATATGGTTTTGAAGGAGAGACGCTTGGTCAGAAAGTGAGTGAATTGTCTGGTGGAGAAAAGGATTTGTTTCAATTAGCGGTGCTCTCATTAGAAAAAGCCAACTTCCTGCTGTTAGATGAACCGACGGGGCATTTGGATGTTTATGCGCAGATTGCATTAGAACAGGCGATTTCTGAGTACAAAGGTGCAATTCTTATGATATCCCATGATTATTATACGGTGGCCAATTGTATGGACTATGTGCTTTTGGTAGAAAACAACACGGTGCGCAGAATGAGCATCCGCAAATTCCGGCAGATGATTTATGCCAATCATTTTGACAAAGACTATCTGCTGCTGGAGCAAAAGAAAAAAGAGACAGAAACCAGAATTCAGCAGCTGCTTCGGACGAACGAATTTGAAATGGCAAAGGTTCTGATGGAGTCATTAGAAGAGATTATTAAAAAAATGAAAATGTCAATGGCATAA
- a CDS encoding SDR family NAD(P)-dependent oxidoreductase produces MENFFDLTEKVAVVTGASSGLGADAALAYAKAGADVALLARRIEKLNEVKAEIEKIGRKVVAVGCDVTNEESVKTAMQTVLDSFGHIDILLNNAGVAVHGGVDSMSVEDWDKSFDTNVKGIFLASKYVLPQMKERGYGKIINIASVNAVVADKFDVFIRHSYNSSKAAVVGLTRGMAASYAKYGITVNAIGPALFESEMTSDTLFKSENFLNQYNTLNPAGRPGRKGELNGTVLYLSSDSSSYVQGQFIIVDGGVALV; encoded by the coding sequence ATGGAAAATTTTTTTGATTTAACTGAAAAAGTAGCTGTAGTAACAGGAGCTAGTTCAGGGCTTGGTGCAGATGCCGCACTAGCCTATGCAAAAGCAGGAGCAGATGTTGCATTACTGGCAAGACGTATTGAAAAGTTAAACGAAGTAAAAGCAGAAATTGAGAAAATAGGCAGAAAGGTAGTAGCAGTTGGATGTGATGTTACAAATGAGGAAAGTGTAAAAACAGCAATGCAAACAGTGCTTGATTCCTTCGGTCACATTGATATTTTGTTAAATAATGCAGGAGTTGCTGTTCATGGCGGTGTAGACAGCATGTCAGTGGAGGATTGGGATAAATCCTTTGATACGAATGTGAAGGGAATCTTTTTAGCAAGCAAATATGTACTTCCGCAGATGAAGGAAAGAGGTTATGGTAAGATTATTAATATTGCATCCGTAAATGCAGTTGTTGCAGATAAGTTTGATGTATTTATCAGACATTCCTATAATTCCTCCAAAGCAGCAGTGGTAGGCTTAACAAGAGGTATGGCAGCTTCCTATGCTAAATATGGTATCACAGTGAATGCCATTGGACCGGCTCTTTTTGAAAGTGAAATGACGAGTGATACTTTATTTAAGTCAGAGAATTTTCTGAACCAATATAATACATTGAACCCGGCAGGACGTCCAGGAAGAAAAGGGGAATTAAATGGTACAGTTCTCTATCTTTCCAGCGATAGTTCCAGTTATGTTCAGGGCCAGTTCATAATCGTAGATGGCGGCGTAGCCCTTGTATAG